A genome region from Chryseobacterium sp. G0186 includes the following:
- a CDS encoding transglycosylase domain-containing protein, whose protein sequence is MEENNKNAGNKGKTFPLPPKKKKNSSWKKWVSFIWIGLIAVVLGISGLFFAVSQGFLGEMPDVKELENPDIFVASEIISSDGVTLGKFEKEKTQPIVYKDLPPYLIYALQAKEDERFKEHSGIDLYSIARAVAYGGGRGGGSTITQQLAKLLFTGNASQNKFERAFQKLKEWVVAVSLEKRYTKEEIITLYFNKFDFLFNANGVEMASRVYFNKKTSELTLPEAATFVAMLENPRKNNPYRYPERAKERRNVVLDQMQKTGYINEETYQKAINTPVEVDFHPIKSITDGYSAYYKFYLRKEIDKYLEAHEKETGKKLNLYKDGLKIYVTLDSKMQKYAEEAIKEHLTDLQKRFDAEQRGRKNRPFYYLNDKQIKDVMVQAMKRTGRYKLLKADGMPDDSIMMEFKKPIKTSRFTWNGEEEVEMSPWDSIRYHKQIAQAGLMSMVPGTGEIKAWVGGIDWQHFQYDHIKQGKRQVGSTFKPFVYATAIMKLGMTPCSTVSNGTYDHNGWHVPGRGGMLTLKDGLAHSQNPVAARLIEMTGVDAVIQTARDLGVTEDIPRNNTIALGSSDITIYEMLGAYSTFANYGNHNKPEMIWRIEDANGRVIKEVNVEPKEVMNPLYAYTMIELMKGVAQYGTASGELGRRGISKAVEIAAKTGTTQNNSDGWFMGITPKLATGAWVGWEDRATHFFGTGEGQGARMALPIWAIFMKKVWADKSLGVTPDDKFIKPSDWKDGCSNLKGLSGGYGDDGSLQTIDEIKNPKPADPTPKKTTEKKEDNINENLHSNDEVDFNK, encoded by the coding sequence ATGGAAGAAAACAATAAAAATGCAGGAAATAAGGGAAAAACATTTCCTCTCCCGCCCAAAAAAAAGAAAAACTCCTCTTGGAAAAAATGGGTTTCATTTATTTGGATTGGACTCATTGCGGTAGTTTTAGGAATTTCAGGACTTTTCTTTGCTGTTTCCCAAGGTTTTCTTGGAGAAATGCCGGATGTAAAAGAACTTGAAAATCCAGACATCTTCGTTGCTTCTGAAATCATTTCTTCAGATGGAGTTACACTAGGTAAGTTTGAAAAGGAAAAAACCCAACCTATTGTATATAAGGATCTTCCTCCTTATCTTATCTACGCCCTACAGGCAAAAGAGGATGAGCGTTTCAAGGAGCATTCTGGAATTGACTTATACTCTATCGCCAGAGCTGTTGCCTATGGAGGGGGACGTGGAGGAGGTTCTACGATCACCCAGCAGCTGGCAAAGCTTCTTTTTACAGGAAATGCTTCTCAAAATAAATTTGAAAGAGCATTCCAGAAACTAAAGGAATGGGTTGTAGCCGTAAGTCTTGAAAAAAGATATACCAAGGAAGAAATTATCACTCTTTACTTCAATAAATTTGACTTCCTTTTCAATGCCAATGGTGTTGAAATGGCTTCCAGAGTATATTTCAATAAAAAAACATCAGAGCTTACCTTACCCGAAGCAGCAACTTTTGTTGCCATGCTTGAAAACCCGAGAAAAAACAACCCTTACAGATATCCTGAAAGAGCAAAGGAAAGAAGAAATGTGGTATTGGATCAAATGCAGAAAACAGGATATATTAATGAAGAAACCTATCAAAAGGCCATTAATACTCCTGTAGAAGTAGACTTCCATCCTATCAAAAGCATTACAGACGGATATTCAGCTTATTATAAATTCTATCTGAGAAAAGAGATTGATAAATATCTTGAAGCTCACGAGAAAGAAACCGGTAAGAAACTGAACCTTTATAAGGATGGGTTAAAAATCTATGTTACTCTTGATTCTAAAATGCAGAAGTATGCAGAAGAGGCTATCAAGGAGCACTTAACTGATCTTCAGAAAAGATTCGACGCAGAACAAAGAGGAAGAAAAAACAGACCATTCTATTACCTTAATGATAAACAAATTAAGGATGTGATGGTTCAGGCCATGAAAAGAACCGGTAGATACAAACTGCTTAAGGCAGATGGAATGCCTGACGATTCTATCATGATGGAGTTTAAAAAACCAATAAAAACTTCAAGATTCACATGGAATGGAGAAGAAGAGGTGGAAATGTCACCTTGGGACTCTATCAGATATCACAAACAAATTGCACAAGCCGGTCTAATGTCTATGGTTCCCGGAACCGGAGAGATCAAGGCATGGGTAGGTGGTATTGATTGGCAGCACTTCCAGTATGACCACATTAAGCAAGGTAAGAGACAGGTAGGATCTACATTCAAGCCTTTCGTATATGCAACTGCTATTATGAAGCTTGGAATGACGCCTTGTTCAACTGTTTCTAACGGAACCTATGACCACAATGGATGGCATGTACCGGGAAGAGGAGGAATGCTTACCCTGAAAGACGGATTGGCACATTCTCAAAACCCTGTTGCAGCACGACTTATTGAAATGACAGGTGTTGACGCTGTTATTCAAACTGCCAGAGATCTGGGAGTAACAGAAGATATTCCTAGAAACAATACAATTGCCCTAGGTTCATCAGATATTACCATTTATGAGATGCTAGGTGCCTACAGTACTTTTGCAAACTATGGAAATCACAATAAACCGGAAATGATCTGGAGAATTGAAGATGCCAACGGTAGAGTAATCAAGGAGGTAAATGTAGAACCTAAGGAAGTAATGAACCCATTATATGCCTACACCATGATCGAATTGATGAAGGGTGTTGCACAATATGGTACTGCATCAGGAGAACTTGGAAGAAGAGGAATCTCAAAAGCAGTTGAAATTGCAGCTAAAACAGGTACTACGCAGAACAACTCCGATGGTTGGTTTATGGGAATTACCCCAAAACTGGCAACAGGAGCTTGGGTTGGATGGGAAGACAGAGCCACCCACTTCTTTGGAACAGGAGAAGGTCAGGGGGCCAGAATGGCTCTTCCTATATGGGCCATCTTCATGAAGAAAGTATGGGCAGATAAGAGCTTAGGGGTTACTCCTGACGACAAATTCATCAAGCCATCAGACTGGAAAGATGGATGCTCAAACCTTAAAGGACTAAGTGGAGGATATGGAGATGACGGAAGTCTTCAGACCATTGACGAGATCAAAAATCCAAAACCTGCAGACCCTACTCCTAAAAAGACTACAGAAAAGAAAGAGGACAACATTAACGAAAACCTTCACTCTAACGATGAGGTAGATTTTAATAAATAA